A part of Procambarus clarkii isolate CNS0578487 chromosome 21, FALCON_Pclarkii_2.0, whole genome shotgun sequence genomic DNA contains:
- the LOC123753831 gene encoding sarcoplasmic reticulum histidine-rich calcium-binding protein-like — protein sequence MDEGHTDEGHTDEAVKDEGHTDEGHMDEGYTEEDHANEGRKEEGHKDVDHTDEGYKDESPKDEGQKDEGHMDEGYTDKGHKDECLQDEGPKDEGHKDGSHMDEGHEDENYMDESHEHEGHEDEDHKDEGHPDEGHKDEGLNDEGNMDDGNKFEDHTYEGLKYYCRTDEGQTDEGL from the coding sequence ATGGATGAAGGCCACACGGATGAAGGTCATACGGATGAAGCCGTCAAAGATGAAGGCCACACAGATGAAGGCCACATGGATGAAGGATACACAGAGGAAGACCACGCGAATGAAGGCCGCAAGGAAGAAGGCCACAAGGATGTAGACCACACGGATGAAGGCTACAAGGATGAAAGTCCCAAGGATGAAGGCCAAAAGGATGAAGGCCACATGGATGAAGGCTACACTGATAAAGGCCACAAGGATGAATGCCTACAGGATGAAGGCCCCAAAGATGAAGGCCACAAGGATGGAAGCCACATGGATGAAGGCCACGAGGATGAAAACTACATGGATGAAAGTCACGAGCATGAAGGTCACGAAGATGAAGACCACAAGGATGAAGGCCACCCAGATGAAGGCCACAAGGATGAAGGCCTCAACGATGAAGGCAATATGGATGATGGGAACAAATTTGAAGACCACACGTATGAAGGCCTCAAGTATTATTGCCGCACAGATGAAGGCCAAACCGATGAAGGCCTCTAG
- the LOC138367089 gene encoding uncharacterized protein, which produces MDKVHRDDERHEDEGQTDEGNTDEDHKHYSHTVEGQQVEGHRDESHKDVDHKYESHKDEGHKDEGHKDEGNKDEGQKNEVHTDEGHKDEDHKYEGHMAEDDTYKGHKDDCQTNEGHMEEFHKDEDHTDENHMEEFYKDEDHMGEGQRMKAPWMKAKQMMAT; this is translated from the exons ATGGATAAAGTCCACAGGGAT GATGAACGCCACGAGGATGAAGGTCAAACAGATGAAGGCAACACGGATGAAGACCACAAGCATTATAGCCACACGGTTGAAGGCCAACAGGTTGAAGGTCACAGGGATGAAAGCCACAAGGATGTAGACCACAAGTATGAAAGCCACAAGGATGAAGGTCACAAGGATGAAGGGCACAAAGATGAAGGCAACAAGGATGAAGGCCAGAAGAATGAAGTACACACGGATGAAGGCCACAAGGATGAAGACCACAAGTATGAAGGCCACATGGCTGAAGATGACACATATAAAGGCCACAAGGATGATTGCCAAACGAATGAAGGCCACATGGAAGAATTCCACAAGGATGAAGACCACACAGATGAAAACCACATGGAAGAATTCTACAAGGATGAAGACCACATGGGTGAAGGCCAAAGGATGAAGGCCCCATGGATGAAGGCCAAACAGATGATGGCCACATAG
- the LOC138367090 gene encoding sarcoplasmic reticulum histidine-rich calcium-binding protein-like, with protein sequence MNENHKEEGDTDKGHTVEGHSDVGNTDLGHTDKGHSDEDKNDENHTDEGHNDEGFMNEGHKDEDHKDEDHMDEGYKNEGNYDESQKKEGHKDEDHEVEDNKDECHKDEGHMNEDHNVEGNTNQGHTDEGNIALGHTDERHTVEDNMDEGQTDEDHTVDGHTDVDYKDGCHKDEGHKDEGHKDGDHKDEGHTDEGNTDEGHTCDGDTDKDHNDEDHMDEGHTYEGHMVEDHMDEGHKDKGYKDEDHKNEGHKDERHKDKGHKDESHKYEGYKDEGNKDEGHKDDDHKK encoded by the coding sequence ATGAATGAAAACCACAAGGAAGAAGGCGATACGGATAAGGGCCACACGGTTGAAGGCCACTCAGATGTAGGAAACACAGATTTAGGCCATACGGATAAAGGCCACTCTGATGAAGACAAGAATGATGAAAACCACACGGACGAAGGCCACAATGATGAAGGCTTCATGAATGAAGGTCACAAGGATGAAGATCACAAGGATGAAGACCACATGGATGAGGGCTACAAGAATGAAGGCAACTATGATGAAAGTCAAAAGAAGGAAGGGCACAAGGATGAAGATCACGAGGTTGAAGACAACAAAGATGAATGCCACAAGGATGAAGGCCACATGAATGAAGACCACAATGTTGAAGGTAATACCAATCAAGGCCACACAGATGAAGGGAACATAGCTTTAGGCCACACGGATGAAAGACACACTGTTGAAGACAACATGGATGAAGGCCAAACGGATGAAGACCACACTGTCGATGGCCACACTGATGTAGACTACAAGGATGGATGCCACAAGGATGAAGGCCACAAGGATGAAGGACACAAGGATGGAGACCACAAGGATGAAGGCCACACAGATGAAGGTAACACGGATGAAGGCCACACGTGTGATGGCGACACAGATAAAGACCACAATGATGAGGACCACATGGATGAAGGCCACACGTATGAAGGTCACATGGTTGAAGACCACATGGATGAAGGCCACAAGGATAAAGGCTACAAGGATGAAGACCACAAGAATGAAGGTCACAAGGATGAACGCCACAAGGATAAAGGCCACAAGGATGAAAGCCACAAGTATGAAGGCTACAAGGATGAAGGCAACAAGGATGAAGGCCACAAGGATGATGACCACAAAAAATAA
- the LOC138367091 gene encoding salivary glue protein Sgs-3-like — protein MDEGQKDEGYKDEDHNDEGHTDNGNTDEDNKDEDHTDEGTRMKASWLKARRMKVTRMTTTKMKTTQIKATMMKATMMKATMMKATWMKAKRMKVTRMKSTKTKATWIKATWIKNTTMKASRMKTTRMKVTRMKAS, from the coding sequence ATGGATGAAGGCCAAAAGGATGAAGGGTACAAGGATGAAGACCACAATGATGAAGGCCACACAGATAACGGCAACACGGATGAAGACAACAAAGATGAAGACCACACAGATGAAGGCACAAGGATGAAGGCTTCATGGTTGAAGGCCAGACGGATGAAGGTCACACGGATGACGACCACAAAGATGAAGACCACACAAATAAAGGCCACAATGATGAAGGCCACAATGATGAAGGCCACAATGATGAAGGCCACATggatgaaggccaaaagaatgaaggtcACGAGAATGAAGAGCACAAAGACGAAGGCTACATGGATTAAAGCCACATGGATAAAGAACACAACGATGAAGGCCTCAAGGATGAAGACCACACGGATGAAGGTCACAAGGATGAAGGCCTCATGA
- the LOC138367092 gene encoding uncharacterized protein — protein MKVTQMKASRMKPGHTDEGHKDEDHMDESHTDEDHANEGHKDEGHTDEGHKDEVHTDEGQTDEGHKDEDHTDEDIMEEDHTDEGHMDEGQTDEGHTIEGNIDEGYKDEGHIDKGHRDEGHRDVKH, from the coding sequence ATGAAAGTCACACAGATGAAGGCCTCTAGGATGAAGCCTGGCCACACTGATGAAGGCCACAAGGATGAAGACCACATGGATGAAAGCCACACGGATGAAGACCACGCGAATGAAGGCCACAAGGATGAAGGCCACACGGATGAAGGACACAAGGATGAAGTCCACACAGATGAAGGCCAAACGGATGAAGGCCACAAGGATGAGGACCATACAGATGAAGACATCATGGAAGAAGATCACACGGATGAAGGCCACATGGATGAAGGCCAAACGGATGAAGGCCACACAATTGAAGGTAACATTGATGAAGGCTACAAGGATGAAGGCCACATTGATAAAGGCCACAGAGATGAAGGCCACAGGGATGTAAAACACTAG
- the LOC123753832 gene encoding putative uncharacterized protein DDB_G0292636 — MDDGHTDKSHTNEDHKDEGLKDEDHNEKGLTDEGHKHTGNKDEDHTEKDLKDEDHKDEGPTEKDLKDEDHKDEGYTDEGHMNEGHKNEGPKEENKNHECHMDEDHKHEGYKDEGFKDEGHKDVEHTDKDHMDEGHKDEGHKDDGYKDEDHNDEGHRD; from the coding sequence ATGGATGATGGCCACACGGATAAAAGTCACACGAATGAAGACCACAAGGATGAAGGCCTCAAGGATGAAGACCATAACGAAAAAGGCCTCACGGATGAAGGCCACAAGCATACAGGTAACAAGGATGAAGACCACACGGAGAAAGACCTAAAAGATGAAGACCACAAGGATGAAGGACCCACGGAGAAAGACCTCAAAGATGAAGACCACAAGGATGAAGGCTACACGGATGAAGGCCACATGAATGAAGGCCACAAGAACGAAGGTCCTAAGGAAGAAAACAAAAACCACGAATGCCACATGGATGAAGACCACAAGCATGAAGGATACAAGGATGAAGGCTTCAAGGATGAAGGCCACAAGGATGTAGAACACACGGATAAAGATCACATGGATGAAGGCCACAAGGATGAAGGCCACAAGGATGATGGCTACAAGGATGAAGACCACAACGATGAAGGCCACAGGGATTAA
- the LOC123753834 gene encoding putative uncharacterized protein DDB_G0292636, whose translation MNEGHTEKDLKDEDHKDEGHTDEGHTDEGNMDEGHWGLEGHKDEGHKDEGHKEEDHKDDGYKDEGHKDEGHKEEDHKDDGYKDEGHKDEGHMYEDHKDEGHKDEGYKDEGLRDEGHKDVGHTYEDHKDEGLRDEGHKDVGHTYEGHKDEGHKNEGHKDEGNTDEGHEDEDFEDEDHKDQDHADEGQKNELLKDEGNTDDGHKMKTSCIMATRMKATRMKTTRIVEKS comes from the exons atgaatgaAGGCCACACGGAAAAAGACCTCAAAGATGAAGACCACAAGGATGAAGGCCACACGGATGAAGGCCACACAGATGAAGGTAACATGGATGAAGGCCACTGGGGT CTTGAAGGCCACAAGGATGAAGGCCACAAGGATGAAGGCCACAAGGAGGAAGACCACAAGGATGATGGCTACAAGGATGAAGGCCACAAGGATGAAGGCCACAAGGAGGAAGACCACAAGGATGATGGCTACAAGGATGAAGGCCACAAGGATGAAGGCCACATGTATGAAGACCACAAGGATGAAGGCCACAAGGATGAAGGCTACAAGGATGAAGGCCTCAGGGATGAAGGCCACAAGGATGTAGGCCACACGTATGAAGACCACAAGGATGAAGGCCTCAGGGATGAAGGCCACAAGGATGTAGGCCACACGTATGAAGGCCACAAGGATGAAGGCCACAAGAATGAAGGACACAAGGATGAAGGCAACACGGATGAAGGTCATGAGGATGAAGATTTCGAAGATGAGGACCACAAGGATCAAGACCACGCGGATGAAGGCCAGAAGAATGAACTTCTCAAAGATGAAGGCAATACGGATGATGGACACAAGATGAAGACCTCATGTATAATGGCCACAAGGATGAAGGCCACACGCATGAAGACCACAAGGATTGTGGAAAAATCCTAG